A region of Streptomyces paludis DNA encodes the following proteins:
- the tilS gene encoding tRNA lysidine(34) synthetase TilS: MGPHPAVAAIRLAVRRVLHDILTETERAELDPPTATGGAPAAAGAPPLVLVACSGGADSMALASALAFEAPKLSVRAGAVTVDHGLQEGSALRAAEVVARLGAMRLDPVESVAVTVGAETPVAHSAAHGGGGVRRTGGGPEAAARDARYAALDAVADRHRAAAVLLGHTRDDQAETVLLGLARGSGTRSLSGMAAVSGATGRYRRPFLQLDRQTARKACLVQSIPVWDDPHNTDPAYTRSRLRHEGLPALEKALGKGVVEALARTAQLSRDDADALDTWAAGAETTVRDEAGLLECAKLYALPPAVRRRVLRRAAIAAGAPAGSLFARHIEEVDRLITGWRGQGAINLPGRVEARRQGGRLVIRQG, translated from the coding sequence ATGGGTCCCCATCCTGCGGTCGCGGCGATACGCCTGGCGGTCCGCCGCGTACTCCACGACATCCTCACCGAAACCGAACGGGCGGAGCTGGACCCGCCCACCGCCACCGGCGGCGCACCCGCTGCCGCGGGCGCGCCGCCGCTCGTGCTCGTCGCCTGCTCCGGCGGCGCCGACTCCATGGCGCTCGCCTCGGCCCTCGCCTTCGAAGCACCGAAACTCTCCGTCCGCGCGGGCGCCGTCACCGTCGACCACGGACTCCAGGAAGGCTCCGCGCTCCGCGCCGCGGAAGTCGTCGCCCGGCTCGGCGCGATGCGTCTGGACCCCGTCGAATCCGTCGCCGTCACCGTCGGCGCGGAGACCCCGGTCGCACACAGCGCGGCCCACGGCGGCGGCGGTGTGCGCCGCACGGGCGGCGGACCCGAGGCCGCCGCGCGCGACGCGCGCTACGCCGCGCTGGACGCCGTCGCCGACCGCCACCGCGCGGCCGCCGTCCTCCTCGGCCACACCCGCGACGACCAGGCCGAGACCGTACTGCTCGGCCTCGCCCGCGGCTCCGGCACCCGCTCGCTGTCCGGCATGGCCGCCGTCTCCGGGGCGACCGGCCGCTACCGGCGGCCCTTCCTCCAGCTCGACCGGCAGACCGCCCGCAAGGCATGTCTGGTCCAGTCGATCCCCGTCTGGGACGACCCCCACAACACCGACCCCGCCTACACCCGCTCCCGGCTGCGCCACGAAGGGCTGCCCGCGCTGGAGAAGGCCCTCGGCAAAGGCGTCGTCGAGGCCCTGGCCCGTACCGCCCAGCTCTCCCGCGACGACGCCGACGCCCTGGACACCTGGGCCGCCGGCGCCGAGACGACCGTCCGGGACGAGGCGGGGCTGCTGGAGTGCGCCAAGCTCTACGCGCTCCCGCCCGCCGTACGCCGCCGGGTGCTGCGCCGGGCCGCCATCGCCGCGGGCGCCCCGGCGGGTTCGCTGTTCGCCCGTCACATCGAAGAGGTCGACCGCCTGATCACCGGCTGGCGCGGCCAGGGAGCCATCAACCTGCCCGGCCGCGTGGAGGCCAGGAGGCAGGGTGGCAGACTGGTCATCCGGCAGGGCTGA
- the folE gene encoding GTP cyclohydrolase I FolE — MTDPVTLDGAIPVREFDEKRAEDAVRELLIAVGEDPDREGLRATPGRVARAYKEIFAGLRQNPEDVLTTTFDLGHDEMVLVKDIEVISSCEHHLVPFTGVAHVGYIPSADGKITGLSKLARLVDVYARRPQVQERLTTQIADSLMEILDPRGAIVVVECEHMCMTMRGVRKPGAKTITSAVRGQMRVPATRAEAMSLIMAR; from the coding sequence ATGACCGACCCGGTGACGCTGGACGGCGCGATCCCGGTCCGCGAGTTCGACGAGAAGCGGGCCGAGGACGCGGTACGCGAACTGCTGATCGCGGTCGGCGAGGACCCGGACCGCGAGGGCCTGCGGGCCACTCCCGGCCGGGTGGCCCGTGCGTACAAGGAAATATTCGCGGGACTCCGGCAGAACCCCGAGGACGTGCTGACCACGACGTTCGATCTGGGCCATGACGAGATGGTGCTGGTGAAGGACATCGAGGTGATCTCGTCCTGCGAGCACCATCTGGTCCCCTTCACCGGGGTCGCCCACGTCGGCTATATCCCCTCCGCCGACGGGAAGATCACCGGGCTGTCGAAGCTGGCCAGGCTGGTGGACGTGTACGCGCGCAGGCCGCAGGTGCAGGAGCGGCTGACCACCCAGATCGCGGACTCGCTGATGGAGATCCTCGATCCGCGCGGAGCGATCGTCGTGGTCGAGTGCGAGCACATGTGCATGACCATGCGCGGAGTGCGGAAGCCGGGCGCCAAGACGATCACCTCGGCCGTCCGGGGGCAGATGCGGGTGCCCGCGACGCGTGCGGAGGCCATGAGCCTGATCATGGCGCGCTGA
- the hpt gene encoding hypoxanthine phosphoribosyltransferase: MRVDDKDMGEDLQSVLITKEEIDTKLAELAAKIDAEYAGKDLLLVGVLKGAVMVMADLARALSTPVTMDWMAVSSYGAGTQSSGVVRILKDLDTDIKGKHVLIVEDIIDSGLTLSWLLSNLGSREPASLEVCTLLRKPDAAKVAIDVKWIGFDIPNEFVVGYGLDYAEKYRNMPFVGTLAPHVYGG; the protein is encoded by the coding sequence ATGCGGGTGGACGACAAGGACATGGGCGAAGACCTTCAGTCGGTGCTCATCACCAAGGAAGAGATCGACACAAAGCTGGCCGAGCTGGCGGCGAAGATCGACGCGGAGTACGCGGGCAAGGACCTGCTGCTGGTGGGGGTCCTCAAGGGTGCCGTGATGGTCATGGCGGACCTGGCGCGCGCCCTGTCCACCCCCGTGACGATGGATTGGATGGCCGTCTCCTCGTACGGGGCGGGCACCCAGTCCTCCGGCGTGGTCCGGATCCTCAAGGACCTGGACACCGACATCAAGGGCAAGCACGTCCTGATCGTCGAGGACATCATCGACTCGGGACTGACGCTGTCGTGGCTGCTGTCCAACCTCGGTTCCCGGGAGCCGGCCTCGCTGGAGGTCTGCACCCTGCTCCGTAAGCCGGATGCCGCAAAGGTCGCCATCGACGTGAAATGGATCGGCTTCGACATTCCCAATGAGTTTGTCGTCGGATACGGCCTGGATTACGCGGAGAAGTACCGCAACATGCCATTCGTCGGCACCCTCGCGCCGCACGTCTACGGGGGTTAG
- the ftsH gene encoding ATP-dependent zinc metalloprotease FtsH: MDVKRYFRGPVMWIVLAVLAVVVLMNVVGSGSGYKTVDTGEVVQAIDKNQAEQVKLTTGDDQVIKVDLKNGVKVKGSDKIQASYIGSQGSQLASTLQAKFQNGDISKGYTVSPTKQSPFLSVLFSLLPFVLIVVVFLFLMNQMQGGGSRVMQFGKSKAKLITKDTPKTTFADVAGSDEAVEELHEIKEFLQEPAKFQAVGAKIPKGVLLYGPPGTGKTLLARAVAGEAGVPFYSISGSDFVEMFVGVGASRVRDLFEQAKANAPAIVFVDEIDAVGRHRGAGLGGGHDEREQTLNQLLVEMDGFDVKGGVILIAATNRPDILDPALLRPGRFDRQIAVDRPDMQGRLEILKVHQKGKPVSPDVDLGAVARRTPGFTGADLANVLNEAALLTARSDKKLVDNHSLDEAIDRVVAGPQKRTRIMSEKEKKITAYHEGGHALVAAASPNSDPVHKITILSRGRALGYTMVLPDEDKYSTTRNEMLDQLAYMLGGRAAEELVFHDPTTGAANDIEKATATARAMVTQYGMTERLGAIKFGGDNTEPFVGREMGHARDYSEEVAALVDEEVKKLIETAHNEAWEILVENRDVLDNLVLALLEKETLNKEQIAEIFSTIVKRPARPAWTGSSRRTPSTRPPVLSPKELALTNGAATGSNGVVPAVTIEKSAEAVPEERPES; encoded by the coding sequence ATGGACGTGAAGCGATACTTCCGTGGGCCGGTCATGTGGATCGTGCTGGCCGTCCTCGCCGTGGTCGTGCTGATGAATGTCGTCGGCTCGGGCAGCGGCTACAAGACGGTCGACACCGGTGAGGTCGTCCAGGCGATCGACAAGAACCAGGCAGAGCAGGTCAAGCTGACCACCGGTGATGACCAGGTCATCAAGGTCGACCTCAAGAACGGGGTCAAGGTCAAGGGCAGCGACAAGATCCAGGCCAGCTATATCGGCAGCCAGGGATCCCAGCTGGCCTCGACCCTCCAGGCCAAGTTCCAGAACGGCGACATCTCCAAGGGCTATACGGTCTCGCCGACGAAGCAGAGCCCGTTCCTCTCGGTGCTGTTCTCGCTGCTGCCCTTCGTGCTGATCGTGGTGGTCTTCCTCTTCCTGATGAACCAGATGCAGGGCGGCGGCTCCCGCGTCATGCAGTTCGGGAAGTCCAAGGCCAAGCTCATCACCAAGGACACCCCGAAGACGACGTTCGCCGATGTCGCGGGCTCCGACGAAGCCGTCGAGGAGCTGCACGAGATCAAGGAGTTCCTCCAGGAGCCGGCGAAGTTCCAGGCCGTCGGCGCCAAGATCCCGAAGGGTGTGCTGCTGTACGGCCCGCCCGGTACGGGCAAGACCCTGCTGGCCCGCGCGGTCGCGGGTGAGGCCGGGGTCCCCTTCTACTCGATCTCCGGCTCCGACTTCGTCGAGATGTTCGTCGGTGTCGGTGCCTCCCGGGTGCGCGACCTCTTCGAGCAGGCCAAGGCGAACGCCCCGGCGATCGTCTTCGTCGACGAGATCGACGCCGTCGGCCGGCACCGCGGCGCGGGCCTCGGCGGCGGTCACGACGAGCGCGAGCAGACGCTGAACCAGCTGCTGGTCGAGATGGACGGCTTCGACGTGAAGGGCGGCGTCATCCTGATCGCCGCGACGAACCGGCCCGACATCCTCGACCCGGCGCTCCTGCGCCCGGGACGCTTCGACCGGCAGATCGCCGTCGACCGCCCCGACATGCAGGGCCGGCTGGAGATCCTCAAGGTCCACCAGAAGGGCAAGCCGGTCTCCCCGGACGTCGACCTGGGCGCGGTCGCCCGTCGTACGCCCGGCTTCACCGGCGCGGACCTGGCGAACGTGCTGAACGAAGCGGCGCTCCTGACGGCGCGCAGCGACAAGAAGCTGGTCGACAACCACTCCCTGGACGAGGCGATCGACCGCGTCGTGGCGGGCCCGCAGAAGCGGACCCGGATCATGTCCGAGAAGGAAAAGAAGATCACCGCGTACCACGAGGGCGGTCACGCCCTGGTCGCCGCGGCGTCTCCGAACTCCGACCCGGTCCACAAGATCACGATCCTGTCCCGCGGCCGGGCCTTGGGCTACACCATGGTCCTGCCCGACGAGGACAAGTACTCGACCACGCGCAACGAGATGCTCGACCAGCTCGCCTACATGCTGGGCGGGCGGGCGGCCGAGGAGCTGGTCTTCCACGACCCGACCACCGGCGCGGCCAACGACATCGAGAAGGCCACGGCCACGGCCCGCGCCATGGTCACGCAGTACGGCATGACCGAGCGGCTCGGCGCGATCAAGTTCGGCGGCGACAACACCGAACCGTTCGTCGGCCGTGAGATGGGTCATGCCCGCGACTACTCGGAAGAGGTCGCGGCGCTGGTCGACGAAGAGGTCAAGAAGCTCATCGAGACCGCGCACAACGAGGCGTGGGAGATTCTCGTCGAGAACCGCGACGTCCTCGACAATCTGGTCCTGGCCCTCCTGGAGAAGGAGACGCTGAACAAGGAGCAGATCGCGGAGATCTTCTCGACCATCGTGAAGCGTCCGGCCCGTCCGGCGTGGACCGGCTCCTCGCGACGTACCCCGTCGACGCGGCCGCCGGTGCTCTCGCCCAAGGAGCTGGCGCTGACCAACGGCGCGGCGACCGGTTCGAACGGCGTCGTCCCCGCGGTGACGATCGAGAAGTCGGCCGAAGCGGTTCCGGAGGAGCGTCCGGAGAGCTGA